A region from the Vicia villosa cultivar HV-30 ecotype Madison, WI linkage group LG3, Vvil1.0, whole genome shotgun sequence genome encodes:
- the LOC131661219 gene encoding probable alpha,alpha-trehalose-phosphate synthase [UDP-forming] 8 → MPHIPRTLPRVLTVPRIISDLDNESNISSSGCQEQKIIVANMLPLQAKRDIDTAKWCFNWDEDSILLQLKYDFSSDTEVIYVGSFKAEVDASEQDEVAQILLDDFNCVPTFLPHDLQKKFYLGFCKQQL, encoded by the coding sequence ATGCCTCACATCCCAAGAACTCTTCCAAGGGTTTTGACTGTTCCTAGAATTATTTCTGACCTGGATAATGAATCAAACATTAGTTCTTCTGGATGTCAGGAGCAGAAAATCATTGTGGCAAACATGTTGCCTCTGCAGGCTAAAAGAGATATTGATACTGCTAAATGGTGTTTCAATTGGGATGAAGATTCAATTCTATTAcaacttaaatatgatttttcttCTGATACTGAGGTAATCTATGTGGGTTCTTTCAAAGCTGAGGTAGATGCTAGTGAGCAGGATGAAGTTGCTCAGATATTACTGGATGACTTTAATTGTGTGCCTACCTTTCTACCACATGATCTGCAGAAAAAGTTTTATCTTGGATTTTGTAAGCAGCAGCTCTAG
- the LOC131655579 gene encoding uncharacterized protein LOC131655579 has product MGGCVSSPKDLALNEGEAPVEVPTAPEKVDQGETQVAQEKAEEVVEQKQEVAGEAVEAKVEVAEAPVETPEAKEDVKAEEPKEEKKSEEPLVTL; this is encoded by the coding sequence ATGGGAGGTTGTGTGAGCAGTCCTAAGGATCTTGCCTTGAACGAAGGGGAAGCCCCAGTGGAGGTTCCCACCGCGCCGGAGAAGGTTGATCAGGGCGAGACCCAAGTTGCTCAGGAGAAAGCTGAGGAAGTAGTTGAGCAGAAACAAGAGGTTGCAGGAGAGGCTGTGGAAGCCAAGGTAGAGGTGGCTGAGGCTCCCGTTGAGACTCCTGAAGCAAAGGAAGATGTTAAAGCTGAGGAACCAAAGGAGGAGAAGAAAAGTGAAGAGCCTCTTGTGACCCTGTAA